Genomic DNA from Hordeum vulgare subsp. vulgare chromosome 2H, MorexV3_pseudomolecules_assembly, whole genome shotgun sequence:
CTTGACTTGGTGACTCAAAAACCTTGGTAGCAACCCTAGCGATTCGGCGCTTGCAACTAGCACTAAAGATGGATGCATCCATTTTTTGGGTCCGGGTGTGCATGACTAGAAAAATGCAATAGCCTGATGCTACAGAAAATTTTCATTGTGAGACAAGGCATACCTGCTCCTCCGCTTTCATGTGTTTGGCGAAGAGCTTTACTGAACGGCATCCTCTAGTAAACATCTTTAACCCCCTAGAAGCCAAATGCTGATGTTATGGGAACAGGGCAACAGCAGCTTCAAGCAAGAATTTGAAGATATACATGATAGAAACTTCTGATAGTTCTCGCCCACAATTTCTTTTCAAAACGGTGTAGTGGCAGTTCAAGTGGTGCGACCCAATTCATCAACAGCAGTTTCATACACACAAAAAGTACCATAACAGCAGCTACCTCAGAAGGTCCAGTGATCTCAGTGCACCCAAGCTGATAACCAGCAGCGCTGGGCTGCCCGCATCGATCGACCCCTCAACGAGTCTCCCCTCACAGAGCTCCCCCTTCCACATCGCTCCAAAGGCCCCCTTCACATGGTCACCAAAGCTCTCCACGTCCTGGCTCGCCCCCTCGGCGAGCTGCACCATGCACGCCTCTACACACACCGCAGCGGATAAGGAAATTTTTTATAGTCCATCCAACACTTACGGCGTGACGAGCatagagacacgctgaatcgaaTTGGACAGGGCCAGCACAGTGGTTCGTCTGAATGTGGACATACCAGAGTAGGCGCCGAGTTCGAGTGGGGAGAGGCGCATCTTGGCGGCGCGCTCGAAGCTGCGGAGGAGGAACTCGAGTTGCCGCGCCGGCGGCAGCGCGGCCGACAAGAGGACGCCACCGCCCGCGGGTTCACCTGCGGCGGCGACGGCGTTGGTTTGGTCCTGCTCAGCGGGTGGCCGCGGCTTCTTCTGCTTGTGCGTCTTCTTCGAGACGGGATTGGTTGATTTCACGGCGAGGCTCTTGGTGGGTTTGTGCTGCTTCTTCCGCTTGCCGGTGGCCGCCTGCGACGGCGGCGCCATGTTGGGGGTACGGGTTTGGGCTTGGTGCCTAACTTTCGCGGTGCCGTTCCCAGTTAGGGTTTCCTTCGATGTTCGATGGGACGCGGTGGAACGAGATCGTCTGACTTAGAACGATCTACTGCCGAGGGACGTAGTCTGCCCTGCGTCGTTGGTTGTCAATCTGACGACTTCTTGTGAGCTGCGTTATTTCCTTCTCTTCCGTTCAGCCCATGCGGCCCAACAGGTCATCATCCAAGTGGCCCAGTCTGGCGATAGCGAGGGAAGCAAGGGAGAAAAAGCGCGAGATGCCAGAGAAAAAGGGCGCCAGCAGCAGCCACGAATACAGAACGGCGCCAAAGTTAATCGGAAGAAGATCCCGTCGGCTGGCTGGGACTGCTGCTCTGCTCTCCAATCTCAGTAAGTCTCCATTGTCCTTCTCTGAAATCTAACACATGATTAAACTCTCAGACTGATTGAACTTTCACCGTCACATTACTTTAGAAATTGATCGAAATTCCCTTTTGTAATGGAAGAAGCAACCTGCTAGTTGATCGGAAGGAGACCCCCAACGCCCTACAGGGACGGCTCCTCTGCTCATCAATCCCTTTTCTGATGGAAGGAGCAGCCTTCTGAACTCTAATCAGGCATCTTTTTTTTATGGAAGAAGCAACTGAGATGGAAGAAGAGGCAAATACAATGCACCCTGAATCTAATTCCAATAAGTAATTTTCTTATCCCAATTATCGTTATTTTTTGTTtattctctcatagaaattatttTGTATCCCACAAGTCTaatgttcatgttgtttttaCATTTCAGAGTTGTATTGCCTAGTTTGGTACCTCATGTCGGCATGGAATTCAGAAATTCAGATGATGCTTGGTCATTTTGGCTTACGTACAGTGGACAGAAAGGATTTGAGGTCAGAAAAAGGTATACAAACAAAAGACCAACCGATGGCAAGGTTACATCATGTAGGTTTGTTTGCGCAAATGAGGGTCATCGAACACGAGACAAAAGGGATTATTTAACAAAGTGCCCTCGAGCTGAAACTAGAACTGATTGTCAAGTCTACATGAATCTTAAAATGGATCGAAAGAAGGAAAATCTGAAAGTGTCAGAGTTGATTTTGGAACACAATCACACACTACACCTGCCAGAAACCTTACACCTAATGGTATCACAAAGGAAAATTTCAGAGTTGCAAGCATTTGAAATTGAGACGGCGGATGATGCAGGAATTGGGCCAAAAGCTGCACATGAATTGGCTAGTCGCCAAGTTGGTGGATCACTCAATCTTAGCTATACCCTCCGTGATCACAAGAACTATTTGCGGACCAAGCGCCAACGTGAAATGGCATATGGTCAAGCAGGTAGCATGCTGAAGTATTTCCAAGACAAAATTGCTGAAAACCCGTCATTCCAATATGCATTGCAAATGGATTGTGAAGAACAAATAGCAAACATATTTTGGGCTGATGCTAAGATGATCATGGACTATGCACATTTTGGTGATGTTGTCAGTTTTGACACTACTTTTGGAACAAATAAGGAGAGCAGACCCTTTGGTGTGTTTGTCGGTTTCAACCATTTTAGAGAAACTGTAGTTTTTGGTGTTGCTCTCATGTATGATGAAACATTTGCATCCTTCAAGTGGTTGTTTGAGGCCTTTCTAATAGCTCACAAAGGAAAGGGGCCTAAAACATTCTATACCGATCAAGATGTTGCAATGGGAAAGGCAGTTGGGGAAGTGTTTACAGAAGCATGGCATGGACTGTGCACCTTTCACATTATGCAAAATGCTGTCAAACATCTACGtgaagagaaggaggaagagaaggaggaagagaacaaaaaagagaagaaaagggagaagaaaaaagggaagaagaaagaaaagaatgaagaggatgaagaagaaaCAAGTATTCTATCAGATTTTAGCGCGTGCATGTTTGAGTATGAAGACATCACAGAATTTGAACAGAAGTTTGAactcatgaggaaaaaggtgAGCAAGCAAACTTGGTTTGGATAGTATATATAAgttaaaagaaaaatgggctgaaTGTTATATGAAGAACATCTTCACATTGGGAATGAGAAGTACACAATTGAGTGAGAGTCTGAACAATGACTTGAAAATccatttcaaatctgattttgatatCATCCGGTTCTTTAAGAATTTTGAAAGGGTTGTGCAAGGGAAAAGGAATAATGAACTGAATTCAGAATTTGATTCAAGGAAAAAGTTGCCTAAATTATTTATGAAGAGACCACCACCTATATTGGTGCAAGCTAGCAAGTTGTATACGCCATGTAtatttgaagcttttcaaggcgAATATGAAATATCCTTATCAGCTTGTACCAAAGCATTGGATGGTTGTAATGAATATCTTGTTGGAGATTTTACCTATGAGGAGGAGTATAGAGTTATCAGTGATCCTTTGAAGCAAATAGTTGAGTGCAGCTGCCGGCAGTTTGATATAATTGGGATATTATGTGGTCATGCCCTTAAAATTCTTGATTTGATGAATATCAAGTCTCTACCGGCACATTATGTGTTAAAGCGATGGACACGAGAAGCACGGAGTGGAACTGTACAAGACAACATGGGAAGAAATATAATCGCAAATCCAAATATGGATGCCATTCTTGCCTACAGATATATGTCcctcaaatttcaaaatttggcACATCAAGCAGCCAACTTTCAAGAATGCATCTTGTTAATAGACAACACACTTGACATCCTGGGTAAGCAGATTGAGGAAAAAATCAGTGCATGTACAAGCACATCTAGGTATCCATGTACAATTCCCACAAATGCTAGCCAACCAAATGACTTGTTGGCTAAGGCATgcctaaagaaaaaggatatcgaAACAAAAAGTGCAAAACGAAAAAGAACTTGGCTTGAGAAGAAGCACAAGactagaaaaaaaagagaaaacaaaattaCATCACAGTTCGAGGAAGAGGTATGTTTCTAAATAACTATTGTCTTTTCAATGTTATTATTCTTCCCATTAATTCTCATAACCCTCAAATTTTATTTCATTACCAGGAACAAGAGGTTGGGGAACAGGCATGTGGTGGTGTTGCACAAGTTGAAGATGTTATAGTTTACAAGGACAATATGAAGGAGTCTCAAGATTACAAGGACAATCTTAGCTTCACTCAACTTTTGATGGTAATCTTGCCCATATAATCAGTCTAGAAATTTAGGGATGACAATTACTCTTATAAAAAAAACTTATTTATTTAACTTCCAGGGACCAATTACAGAAGATCTATTTACTGGGTCATGGTGAAGTGCTATTGTTTTGGGCAACCATCTGCTCTTTACTTGAATGGGAGCACaaacaagcatggttcttgcggaATTTGGCCATTCAGTTCAGTTTAGGTTCTAGTTGATCAATCACTTTTTCAAACATATCAGAGATATACTCCCTGGGTTGGCATCTATTTTGTTCAATGCACTTGCTATTTTTGTATGCATGCTCATTTACATTCAGCAGCCAAAGCACACATTATATGTTCTTTTCTGTACATGAAGACACAACGCAAGCAGCATAGCAGATAGTCTGCAGAAGCTTTGACAAAGCTGGCTTCCTGGCCTCGGCAGCTCGGTGGTGTCGACGGCTCCGGCTCTGCAACTCCACGCCCTCGACGGCGCCGGCTTTGCAGCTCCACGACCTTGATGGATCCGACACACCGCGCCCTGGACGAGGCAGCTGCTGGCTCCGCTACCTCCACAGTTAGGTGACCTCACACCTGGACGGAGTGGTGGCTGGCTCCGCCGCCTCGACGGCTAGCCGGCGTCGCGTCCTCCCGGAGCTACTCCTCCCCGCCAGTGAACCCTGGGCGAAGCGAGAGTTCTTTTCTTTTTGAAGCGAGATGAGAGGAGAGCTCAGGCGAGCGGCGTGGATCGATAGATGATGACCTGTTGGGCCGCATGGGCTGAATGGAAGAGAAGGAAGTAGCGCAGCTCACAAGGAGTCGTCAGATTGACAACGAACGACGCAGGGCAGACTACGTCCCTCGGCAGTAGATGGTTCTAAGTCAGACGATCTCGTTCCGACGCGGTAGGCCTCGGGCGGGAATTTTTTTAGTCTTTTTTCTTTTGGCGACTTCTACGGATCAACAAGGAAATGAGTTGGAGCCACTAACAAGGAAATTGTTAGTCTTTTTTATTTTGGGATGCGTCAATATGTTGGCGGATCAACGCGTTGGCGGGTCCTTCTCCTTTCATCGCAGCCACAGCAGAATAATGACCGCGTCGCCGTGGGGAAGCAGTGTTGCATGCTCGCACCAAGAGTCGTGCCCTCCTCGTCGGCAATGCAACGATGCTGCATCAACGGGCGTCGACGATGCTACACTGCAACGCCAACCCCCGACGCGGTGGCGCTCCATCCCATCACCCGACGCCACCGGCAAGCGCGCTCCACTGCAGCATCAAGCGTTGCAATGCAGCATCGGCAGCCGCTGGTGAAGCTTCATTGCAGTCATTGGTGAAGCTCCATTGCAGTTGCAGGTGAAGCCTCATTGTAGTATTGAGCGTTGCATCACAACCCCGGGTCATCAGTGGGTGCTGCATTGCAGCACCGGGAGCACCAACAAGCACTCCACTACATCACCGCAGCACAACCCTTCGCCCATTGTAGCATCGTCGCGTGACCCCTATTGCAGTGTTGATGACCCCCCTGCGCAAACGTCCACGGGCGGCTTACACCGGGTGTCGCCTCCCTAGACGACTTCGATGAGTATGTTGCTTATCATGAGTTTGTAGATCATGTATGGATTTCGAATGGAGAGGAAAATGGGGTTGAAGACGAGCTGGAGGACGAGGAATTTGCTTTCAAAAGAATACTCACCTCAGTTGTGCGGGTCGAGTTCAAGAGAGCGAAAGTTGTTGGAGCATGTAATGCAAAATTTGTTTATAACAATAAGCATCTTTGATCAATGGAAGAAAACAATGGAAGGCAGTTTGGTCTATCAAAACTCCTAACAAAATGAAGGTGATTCTATGGCATTTGGCTCATATTTTGCCTTCCGCCACGGTTGCAACTGCAGTACTGCACCATCGACATATGTCGGCATAGGATTTGTGCATATTTTGTGGGTGCATTGAAAGTATTGAACATGCTCTACTCTTTTACCCATATGCAACATATGTGTGGAGGGAGGTGATCCTGTCATTTTTATATCGGCTTATCGTGCTCTAAGTTCTCCTCTCCCAATCAATGGTTATTCGATTTTATTGTGGGGGTGATAGGCGTTGAAGCAATAGTGTTGGTTGTGTTAGATTGGCACATCTGGGAAGCAAGGAATTGTGTGGAACAATGTGGAAATCAATTATCCTCCCGACACCACCTTCAAGATTAAGGCATGTGTAAACATGATCCTACAACATTACAAGTCTAGCCTCAGTCACACATGTGAGAGTTCTATATCAAGCTCTTTTTTGTCTCCAGCATCGTGAGGTACTGCACTCCTCATTATGTTGTTGCATGTACCATGTTTGTTGATCCCATGAAGACCGGGGTCCCACAGATTTGTCTCATGTGGGCCGCGACAACTCCAACAACGGGCGATGAGTGTTATTTCTACACTCATCTACCTTGAATTTAAACTGATATTTTACATTAAAACTGAGATATTTGATTTGATGTTGCCACTAATGATTAATGAATGCAAATGATTTCAAATATCCTATCATTATTTTATTTCCACGGGAAATGGGCTATATATATGGACGAAATCAAGTTAATACTTGGAAAGAAGTAAAGGGGAGATAGAAGAGATCAGGTGGGATGTGTAGAAATAAAACTTTTCAGAATTGGAAGGCACTTTCTcgagatttttatggaatatataaaaattattgaAGCGAAaaaccaccggaggggggcacGAGTTGCTCACAAGGAAACATGGCATGTcctgatgccttgtgggtcccacgtggctctgctCACCCTAATTTCAATCCTATATATTCCCACTCCCCGAGAAACAAATAGAAGACAAGTTTTCTGTCAGTGTATCTAGTTCCCCTTAATGATTTTGGTGTActaaagacttataggttaagagactaatatgtttgtgagtgtacactggCTATATacgttgctgaggagtttgagttattcgaagaatatcgacccctaaaaataaatGTCTTCGGCTGTAGACTTTGGTAATTCCTCGAAGACCTTGAaagcgaggaaattggtgtgtacttgaagatgttgatgcgaagactttgaagcgtgaagacttatgttttcgtagtttcatttccttccttttgagtcataggaccaccgtactgttaaagggggtgaaGACTTATGCTCATCTTAAaccctacacatacccaatccttcgagtggaacctttggaaatcttttataGTTTGGTCAAATTCTTGAGTGACAGAGATGAAGATCTTCTGATCTCTGTGGAATTTGCTCTAACCGAGGAGTTAGGTTTTCGCCAGTGCGAATTACcaacaagtgaggaatatgagagacatgaggactttcatagcttgaaagttccgaccgttgctgcaCCGCATGCCAGCTATCCCCAAaacttatccacataacggtcatatcatcgggtcattatgtcaaatcatgtcgggattgctcccaggctataaatagccgccccccataaCCACTTGCTCGTTGGCTACTGTGACggcccggtgccgacgttccagaagattcccctctctttccgttttcgtcatgtcatttattttatttgtcgcatcatcatcgcatcatgcgcatcatctgcattgcatcggcatctccgttgccgcccgttttcaaaacttgcatccgttgttagttgccggttctcgtagttgttcgttccgagcctgaccgcacacgcacgcgcccgcggcatcgtcgaaaccctgtttttaaagtgcgtttaaaactttctctgatcgggttgagatttgacttgcggtcgtgattagttatagccaggccgcctgtcgaatttcattgcgatcggagaccgtctggtacccgaacggtcgcccgtagcggcaccgtctttggttattcgtcggacgtctgtcggtgttttaaaaatcgcgtTGCCGGGCtgaccgttttccctctcatctccggctagcctctccgcacagtgcaccgacctgcgtGCAATCTAGTCCGAAAACCTGCCGGTACCCGAAACACACAGTTGTAAtcattgggtccggatcaaccccgttttaccgcaaaccgtcatcgatttgtccattggactccctaacctaatcatctcgaccacccgatctaaatcggagggtccagatgccTCTAAAACCTAACCCGTTAGCTATATTTAGATCCTAGTCTAAACCAACCCAAACCCTAAAATAAAACTAGGGGATCCGTCCCCTCCACCCGTAGCCGCCGCCACCAGTCCCCTTCTTCCTCGGGATCTCCTCCCGGTCCAGCCGCTACCTACCTCGGAGTCCCCATCCCCCCAACTGGAGCTGCTTGCCTGCACCTGCTGCTTGCCCGCAAGCGTCGCATCCAGCAGCAGCAGCTGCTGCGCTCAGCCACCCCGCAGGCCCGcaccggccggccaccggaggccCACGGCCCCGCGAGTCCCTTCCCCTGCGCCCGTGCCGGACTCGAGCGCCTCCAACGTCGGGCGACCTCACTGCTGACAACGGGTGATCAAGTCGCCGTCTCCTGCCCCCGTGCTCTCTCCATCTCTGTCccgtttttctctctctctctgtttctctggcTGGATGCATCGCTGGCCACCGGAGCTTCGTCGTGGTCCCTTGGGCCTCGTCACACCTCCAGGGACTGTCTCTGCACCCTCTCCTATCCCTCTCGTGCCTCCCATGTTCCTCTTTCTGCTCCCTCCCGctcagctctctctctcttgaccaACAGGAGCAGCAACCCCGCTCAACTCAGCTTGTGCACCGGCGTTCCCACCACCGAATCGAGCTCCTGACGCCGGGAATGGATCCGCGATGCCAAGACCCCCTAGATCTGCGTCGAGCTCGCCTCCTTGCCCCATCCACGACGTGCCTTCGTCCTCCATGGTGCTACCCTGCTGCTTCCTCTGTTCTACAGAGAAAACGAGCAAAGCTAGCGCCCCCTGGGCCCAAGTCCAGCTCGCCGTCGCCGGGAATCGGCTCCCTGCGGATGGATCCGCGACCCAGGGTGCATCCCCAACCCATCCACCTTGCTGGAAGCTCCAGGATCGAAGCCCTGTATCCCCGCCGGCCCCTTCTGTCCGCTGTAAGAATGCCCCGATCTGAACTTTGTTCTGTTTTTCTCAGATCCATTCTCGTTGTTCGGCTTATTAAGATTTCCATGTCTATTTTTGCACAAGCACACTAGTAGCCGAGTTGGCAATCGTAGCCAACCTTAGTGCAAGGGATCCTGGGTTCGAATACCAGGCAACCCAAATTTTGCGTGTTGTATTTTAATTTTTGTCCTACACGCTACACTTTGCCTGCAGCAACACTTTGGACACGATACAAGATCTAGCCTGCTGGTCAGCCCATGCTTGGCGATTCAGGCAACCAAGGATCGAATCCCTGGAGAGccctttctttttgttgttctggTATTTTTCCTGTTGAGTGCGTATTAGCATAGTTTGCCATGGCGCTGGTTCATTTCGGGCCGCACTGTTCCAATGAGATTCAGCCCAATATCTTTTTTTCCTGTTCTGCGATTTTGTTTGCTAAACTCAAGGGTTTTCGTGAAAATTGCATTGATTTTAAAACGTGTGTAACGTTTAAACCGTGCGACAGATCGGAACGAGTTATGTACGttaaacgtgtagaatttcgcttagattaatattttccaactctcatgcatatttaaatttgTTAGGCGTGATGTTTGCTTCGATTTGCATGTCggcgtgttgaaaacggtttaggtcgtaactctttgtccgtagctccgttggagttgtgccatatatgtaaatggaccagaacgacgagtagaatcacgtgtaccactttgttttcttgtttaacaaacttaaaatgtggttaggaaaaatctggacagaattagaatttagcacgtggggtcatttcggagatgctatatgccgtttccggtctcatttaaaatgcctagctaggtagattaatttgtgcttcaaccccttgccatgttgacaaccttttaatattgccgagtacctaatcgggatagaactaaataactaacgtggagtttcttcaatatgcaactcgttgcatattaaacttcacttaatgtgtagtgtttgattgttgtgattgtcatgccttgcattagaccgttcatgcatcatatgtgtcttgcatcgtgtggttaatatcgtgtgatgatttgtgtttccggtttgcttcgtctcgatagagttccgcaagcgagtcggattgtgaggacccgttcgactacgtcggttcgtctgcttcacggattcattcttcttccaagcgggatctcaggcaagatgatcatttccccagataccattactatcattgccatgctagttatttcgatgccatcgcttatgtctcgttgcctaccacatgttaaatatcagcctctcaacaatgccatgaaaccttcaacctactcaacctagcaaaccactgattggctatgttaccgcttgcttaatcctgtgtagcgttgttagttgcaggtgcagttgcttccatgtgattacatgggttccttgttatatcaccatattaaatgctatttaatttaatgcacctatatacttggtaaaaggaggaaggctcggcctttctagcctggtgttttgttccacctttgcccccttagttaccggctaccggtgttatgttccataaatgagcgctcctaacacgatcggggttgttatggggacccccttgataattcgttttagattaaagctggtctggcaaggcccaacattggtactacatttgcctaatcacctaataaaattgcatagggacttcccgggccccgaggataatttaatcaacccccgggccagtgctcctcatgagtgttggtccaaaacagagcagcttattaacgctacccggggcaactcggtgtttggcgtggtaaccatagctcatccgtcgtgtcctgagaacgaggtacacgactcctatcgggatcgtcgacacgtcgggcggccttgctggattagttttacctttgacgagatatcttgtgcatcgggattccggtgatgctttgggtaatctcagagttgaggttttccaccagggaatccgacgagatcgcgagcttcgtgattgaggatttctatgcggcttgtggtaatttgtgatggactagttggagcacccctgcagggttaaatctttcggaaagccgtgcccgcggttatgtggcaacgtggaagctttgtttaacactggttctagataacttgaagttaacttaattaaaatatgcccactgtgtgcgtaaccgtgactgtctctttcgtgagttctttctccgatcgagaacacggtggggttatgtctgacgtaggtaggtgttcaggatcattcttttgatcatcagtagttcacgtccgttatgcgtagatcttccccctctgattactggtactcataagttagccaccaaatatatgcttagtcgctgctgcaacctcaccacttaaccatacctcacccattaagctttgctagtcttgatacctttggaaatgagattgttgagtcccctgtggctcacagattactacaacaccagttgcaggtacatgtaaaggttacttgacgcgagcgcgttgatttttcatttggagttgcttcttcttcttcttcttatttgatctaggatgggttccagaccggcagcctaagatagcaaggatggacgtcgttcttcttttgtcgtttgtttttcatccgtagacggaccctgctcttactcttgatgattatgtaatgtactgatgtgactctgatgtagcttgtggcgagtgtaagccaaccctctttatatatctctccttttaagtacatgtacttgtaacgatatccattcttgcgacacgacgagatgcgcttctatccctgacgaggcccccgtgccaaatggaggatagggtcgcatcttgggcgtgacagctaCTCCACGAGAGAAAATGACACTtgccatttgagagcaacccattcctcgaagagtttgagagaaaatcatcattgaggaaaaatcccaaacaccaaaccaaaacccaaaacccaaagtgattgagcatcactgaagagattgttcatgtgaggtaccgacgcttgttacctttgaagactatgTATCTTCCAGAGGTTAGGCGTcattggtctagagcatccagcagtaaaTTTTGGATTGTCggatgaccgagtttgtgagggtttggaagtctgccttgaagacttaccacgagtgttgggcgaggactgtgtgtccttagctcaaggagaatacggtaaggacttagtgttctaggactgtgtgtcctttggtttaaataccaagtcactccaaaccagacatacgaCTGTCACACGAGTTCGAATTGGgccatcaaatcattgtcttcaccgagtacctggttctatttACTCAACCCTtttatttcctcatttatgtgttgatgaaattgatcgttgctgtttgaagaattttcctgaagactttcacaatttcctcatcccaaattcttcacttcacttgttactatgtcagagtgagtgctttgggaactatgtgaagagattcaagcaattcgactctcaagcgaagaatatcatttgtggctatCTGAGCAAAGGTTACTAtgtcagagtgagtgctttgggaacTGCAAACCTCATGTGGGACAGGTTGTCCAAGGTCAACGAAGGAGTGTCTACTCAACATGACTCGCGGGTTGATGTTTTCGCC
This window encodes:
- the LOC123426470 gene encoding uncharacterized protein C3orf26 homolog, with the translated sequence MAPPSQAATGKRKKQHKPTKSLAVKSTNPVSKKTHKQKKPRPPAEQDQTNAVAAAGEPAGGGVLLSAALPPARQLEFLLRSFERAAKMRLSPLELGAYSEACMVQLAEGASQDVESFGDHVKGAFGAMWKGELCEGRLVEGSIDAGSPALLVISLGALRSLDLLRGLKMFTRGCRSVKLFAKHMKAEEQVALLKDRVNIACGTPSRIKKLIDMEALSLSRLKLVVLDMQRDPKSFNLFTLPQVSNEFWDLYKGYLDEKVRGGDTRICFYGAVSEKDANKVLTPAE